The following proteins are encoded in a genomic region of Haloarcula marina:
- the leuC gene encoding 3-isopropylmalate dehydratase large subunit — MSEGTLYDKVWDRHKVTTLPNGQDQLFVGLHLIHEVTSPQAFGMLQERGLEVARPDLTHATVDHIVPTANQDRPYADDAAERMMAELEENVRDAGIQFSDPTTGEQGIVHVIGPEQGITQPGKTIVCGDSHTSTHGAFGALAFGIGTSQIRDVLATQTIAMEKQKVRKIEVNGELGEGVEAKDIILEIIRRLGTEGGVGYVYEYAGEAIENLDMEGRMSICNMSIEGGARAGYVNPDETTFEWLEGTDYFQENPGKFEELKPYWQSIQSDDDAEYDDVVEIDASELDPVVTWGTTPGQGIGIDDPIPAPEDLPEDKQDTARRAQKHMRVEPGESMEGYEIDVAFLGSCTNARMPDLRRAARIVKGRQVDDDVRAFVVPGSQRVQKTAEEEGLKDIFEAAGFEWRNAGCSMCLGMNEDQLEGDEACASSSNRNFVGRQGSKDGRTVLMNPRMVAAAAITGEVSDVRDLKEVALQ; from the coding sequence ATGAGCGAAGGAACCCTGTACGACAAGGTATGGGACCGGCACAAAGTCACGACCCTGCCCAACGGGCAGGACCAACTGTTTGTCGGCCTCCACCTCATCCACGAGGTGACGAGTCCGCAGGCGTTCGGGATGCTCCAAGAGCGCGGCCTCGAAGTCGCGCGCCCGGACCTGACCCACGCGACGGTCGACCACATCGTCCCGACGGCGAATCAGGACCGACCGTACGCCGACGACGCCGCCGAGCGGATGATGGCCGAACTGGAGGAGAACGTCCGCGACGCGGGCATCCAGTTCTCGGACCCGACGACGGGCGAACAGGGCATCGTCCACGTCATCGGGCCGGAGCAGGGCATCACCCAACCCGGTAAGACCATCGTCTGTGGCGACAGCCACACCTCGACGCACGGCGCGTTCGGCGCGCTGGCGTTCGGTATCGGGACCAGCCAGATTCGCGACGTGCTGGCGACCCAGACCATCGCGATGGAGAAACAGAAGGTCCGCAAAATCGAGGTCAACGGCGAACTCGGCGAGGGCGTCGAAGCGAAGGACATCATCCTCGAAATCATCCGCCGTCTCGGCACCGAGGGCGGCGTCGGCTACGTCTACGAGTACGCTGGCGAGGCCATCGAGAACCTCGACATGGAAGGGCGGATGTCCATCTGTAACATGTCCATCGAGGGCGGCGCTCGCGCGGGCTACGTCAACCCCGACGAGACCACCTTCGAGTGGCTGGAAGGGACGGATTACTTCCAGGAGAACCCCGGGAAGTTCGAGGAACTGAAGCCGTACTGGCAGTCCATCCAGAGCGACGACGACGCCGAGTACGACGACGTGGTCGAAATCGACGCGAGCGAACTGGACCCCGTCGTCACGTGGGGGACCACGCCCGGACAGGGCATCGGTATCGACGACCCGATTCCGGCCCCCGAAGACCTCCCCGAGGACAAACAGGACACCGCTCGACGCGCGCAGAAGCACATGCGCGTCGAACCCGGCGAGTCGATGGAGGGCTACGAAATCGACGTGGCCTTCCTCGGGTCCTGTACGAACGCCCGCATGCCCGACCTGCGACGCGCGGCCCGCATCGTCAAGGGTCGACAGGTCGACGACGACGTGCGCGCGTTCGTCGTCCCCGGCAGTCAGCGCGTCCAGAAAACGGCCGAGGAAGAGGGCCTGAAGGACATCTTCGAGGCCGCTGGCTTCGAGTGGCGCAACGCTGGCTGTTCGATGTGTCTCGGCATGAACGAGGACCAACTGGAGGGCGACGAAGCGTGTGCGTCCTCGTCGAACCGCAACTTCGTCGGGCGGCAGGGGAGCAAGGACGGCCGCACCGTCCTGATGAACCCGCGCATGGTCGCCGCAGCGGCCATCACCGGGGAAGTCTCTGACGTGCGCGACCTGAAGGAGGTGGCGCTGCAATGA
- the ilvB gene encoding biosynthetic-type acetolactate synthase large subunit produces MSERASVPAEDEQQEETEAEEQTQAPVTTGAQSVVRALENAGAEYVFGVQGGAIMPVYDALYDSDITHVTMAHEQGASHAADAYGIVTGDPGVCFATSGPGATNLVTGIADANMDSDPMIALTGQVPSNFVGNDAFQETDTVGITQPITKESYFANHSDTVGHDVSEAFALADAGRQGPTLVDLPKDITQGETDVEPNPPTTPDTYHVQEEADEADVQAAADALAAADRPVILSGGGVIKADASNALREFAMEYEIPVITTMPGIGSFPEDHELSLEWAGMHGTGYANMAITNTDCMLAIGTRFDDRLTGGVDSFAPDAEVIHVDIDPAEISKNIYADYPLIGDAREVLRQLFDAMPRAPDADEWREQCQTWKDEFPMSYEMPDDEPLKPQYVVETFSDVTPEDTIVCTGVGQHQMWASQFWEYTEPRTWVSSHGLGTMGYGVPAAIGAKLAAPDQEVVCFDGDGSFLMTVQGLSVAVRENLDITYVILNNEAVGMVRQWQDGFYEGRRMASEYPWIPQFDKLAEAFGARGFRLEDSEDVEETIQAARDYDGPSVIDAHIDPGENVFPMVPSGGDNGLFALEEDHLEML; encoded by the coding sequence ATGAGCGAACGTGCCTCCGTCCCCGCAGAGGACGAACAGCAAGAGGAGACGGAAGCCGAGGAGCAGACCCAAGCGCCGGTCACCACCGGCGCGCAGTCGGTCGTCCGCGCCCTCGAAAACGCGGGTGCGGAGTACGTCTTCGGCGTCCAGGGCGGCGCAATCATGCCCGTCTACGACGCCCTGTACGACTCGGACATCACGCACGTCACGATGGCCCACGAGCAGGGGGCGTCCCACGCCGCCGACGCCTACGGCATCGTCACGGGCGACCCCGGCGTCTGTTTCGCCACGTCCGGGCCGGGCGCGACCAACCTCGTGACCGGCATCGCCGACGCGAACATGGACTCGGACCCGATGATTGCCCTGACCGGGCAGGTCCCCTCGAACTTCGTCGGCAACGACGCGTTCCAGGAGACGGACACCGTCGGCATCACTCAGCCAATCACGAAAGAGAGCTACTTCGCGAACCACTCCGACACCGTCGGTCACGACGTGAGCGAGGCGTTCGCGCTGGCCGACGCGGGCCGACAGGGGCCGACGCTCGTCGACCTGCCGAAAGACATCACGCAGGGCGAAACCGACGTCGAACCGAACCCGCCGACGACGCCCGACACGTACCACGTGCAGGAGGAGGCCGACGAGGCCGACGTGCAGGCCGCCGCCGACGCCCTCGCGGCCGCCGACCGCCCGGTCATCCTCTCGGGCGGCGGCGTCATCAAGGCCGACGCCTCGAACGCTCTGCGGGAGTTCGCCATGGAGTACGAGATTCCCGTCATCACGACGATGCCCGGCATCGGGAGCTTCCCCGAAGACCACGAACTCTCCCTCGAATGGGCGGGCATGCACGGCACCGGCTACGCCAACATGGCCATCACGAACACCGACTGCATGCTCGCAATCGGGACGCGGTTCGACGACCGCCTGACCGGCGGCGTCGACTCCTTCGCCCCGGACGCGGAGGTCATCCACGTCGACATTGACCCCGCCGAAATCAGCAAGAACATCTACGCGGACTACCCGCTCATCGGCGACGCGCGGGAGGTCCTGCGCCAGTTGTTCGACGCGATGCCGCGGGCACCCGACGCCGACGAGTGGCGCGAGCAGTGCCAGACGTGGAAAGACGAGTTCCCGATGAGCTACGAGATGCCCGACGACGAACCGCTGAAACCGCAGTACGTCGTCGAGACGTTCTCGGACGTGACGCCCGAGGACACCATCGTCTGTACCGGCGTCGGCCAGCACCAGATGTGGGCCTCCCAGTTCTGGGAGTACACGGAGCCCCGGACGTGGGTCTCCTCGCACGGTCTGGGCACGATGGGGTACGGCGTCCCCGCGGCCATCGGCGCGAAACTGGCCGCCCCCGACCAAGAGGTCGTCTGTTTCGACGGCGACGGGTCGTTCCTGATGACCGTTCAGGGCCTGTCGGTCGCGGTTCGCGAGAACCTCGACATCACCTACGTCATCCTCAACAACGAGGCCGTCGGGATGGTCCGCCAGTGGCAGGACGGCTTCTACGAGGGTCGCCGGATGGCCTCGGAGTACCCGTGGATTCCGCAGTTCGACAAACTCGCCGAAGCGTTCGGTGCTCGCGGGTTCCGACTGGAGGACTCCGAGGACGTCGAGGAGACGATTCAGGCCGCGCGCGACTACGACGGGCCGAGCGTCATCGACGCCCACATCGACCCCGGGGAGAACGTCTTCCCGATGGTCCCGAGCGGCGGTGACAACGGCCTGTTCGCACTGGAAGAAGACCATCTGGAGATGCTCTAA
- a CDS encoding LeuA family protein, with the protein MEVSIYGCLCPTTRARRNLRRIEFFQGTLDSTSEITDARIFDTTLRDGEQSPRTSFNYEDKREIAAVLDEMGTHVIEAGFPVNSDAEFEAVRDIAESSHVTTCGLARVVEKDIEAALDSGVDMVHTFVSTSDVQLQDSMHATRQEALDSAVESVQRITEAGAECMFSPMDATRTDESFLLEVIEATSEAGADWINIPDTCGVATPRRFYDLIEKVDAHTDARIDVHAHDDFGLASANAISGFEAGASQAQVSVNGIGERAGNAAYEEVVMALESLYDVETGIDTTRITELSRLVEEKSDIPVPANKPVVGRNAFSHESGIHAAGVIENSSTFEPGVMTPEMVGAERELVLGKHTGAHSVRERLVDAGYAPTDAEVREVTRRVKDYGAEKQQVTLSELERFATEVGVEEESEEVRA; encoded by the coding sequence CAACAACGAGGGCACGTCGGAATCTCCGGCGGATCGAGTTCTTCCAGGGCACACTGGATTCCACGTCTGAGATAACAGACGCACGTATTTTCGACACCACACTGCGCGATGGTGAACAGTCGCCACGCACGTCGTTCAATTACGAGGACAAACGCGAGATAGCCGCTGTACTCGACGAGATGGGGACCCACGTCATCGAGGCCGGGTTCCCCGTCAACTCCGACGCGGAGTTCGAGGCGGTGCGCGATATCGCGGAGTCGTCCCACGTGACGACGTGCGGCTTGGCGCGTGTGGTCGAGAAAGACATCGAGGCGGCCTTGGACTCGGGTGTGGACATGGTCCACACATTCGTCTCGACGTCGGACGTACAGTTGCAAGATTCCATGCACGCCACCCGGCAGGAGGCACTCGACAGCGCCGTCGAGAGCGTCCAGCGCATCACCGAGGCCGGTGCTGAGTGCATGTTCTCGCCGATGGACGCGACCCGGACCGACGAGAGCTTCCTCTTGGAGGTCATCGAGGCCACGTCCGAGGCGGGCGCAGATTGGATAAACATCCCGGACACCTGCGGCGTCGCGACGCCGCGTCGGTTCTACGACCTCATCGAGAAGGTCGACGCACACACCGACGCGCGCATCGACGTGCACGCACACGACGACTTCGGACTGGCGTCTGCGAACGCCATCTCCGGCTTCGAAGCGGGTGCGAGTCAGGCGCAGGTGTCCGTCAACGGCATCGGTGAACGGGCCGGTAACGCGGCCTACGAGGAAGTCGTCATGGCGCTGGAGTCGCTGTACGACGTCGAGACCGGTATCGACACGACCCGTATCACGGAACTGTCGCGACTGGTCGAGGAGAAGTCCGACATCCCGGTCCCGGCCAACAAACCGGTCGTCGGCCGGAACGCCTTCTCACACGAGAGCGGCATCCACGCCGCCGGCGTCATCGAGAACTCCAGCACGTTCGAACCGGGCGTCATGACCCCCGAGATGGTCGGCGCGGAGCGCGAACTCGTCTTGGGCAAACACACCGGCGCGCACTCGGTGCGCGAGCGGTTGGTCGACGCGGGCTACGCCCCGACGGACGCCGAAGTTCGAGAAGTGACCCGTCGCGTCAAGGACTACGGCGCGGAGAAACAGCAGGTCACGCTGAGCGAACTGGAACGGTTCGCCACGGAGGTCGGCGTCGAAGAGGAGAGCGAGGAGGTCCGGGCGTAG
- the ilvC gene encoding ketol-acid reductoisomerase, whose product MSDELTTEVYYDDDADVSTLDDETVAVLGYGSQGHAHALNLHDSGVDVVVGLREDSSSRAAAEDAGLRVETPDVAAREADRVVVLVPDTVQPAVYEAIEDELDAGDTLQFAHGFNIHYGQIEPPEDVDVTMVAPKSPGHLVRRTYERGEGTPGLIAIYQDATGDAFEESLAYAKGIGCTRAGVIETTFQEEVETDLFGEQAVLCGGVTEMVKAGFETLVDAGYAPEMAYFECLNELKLIVDLMYEGGHMEMWNSVSDTAEYGGLTRGEEVIDREGMEKILEEVQNGEFAREWINENQAHRPAYKQYRQAEQEHQIEQVGGGLRELFAWGGDDADQQQEEAPADD is encoded by the coding sequence ATGTCTGACGAACTCACCACTGAAGTCTACTACGACGACGACGCTGACGTATCGACACTCGACGACGAGACAGTTGCCGTACTCGGCTACGGCTCGCAGGGCCACGCCCACGCGCTGAACCTTCACGACTCCGGCGTGGACGTCGTGGTCGGCCTCCGTGAGGACTCGTCCTCCCGCGCGGCCGCCGAAGACGCGGGCCTGCGCGTCGAGACGCCGGACGTGGCGGCCCGCGAGGCCGACCGCGTGGTCGTTCTGGTCCCGGACACCGTCCAGCCAGCCGTCTACGAGGCCATCGAGGACGAACTGGACGCCGGTGACACGCTCCAGTTCGCACACGGCTTCAACATCCACTACGGCCAGATCGAACCGCCGGAAGACGTCGACGTGACGATGGTCGCGCCGAAGTCCCCCGGGCACCTCGTCCGCCGGACCTACGAGCGCGGCGAAGGGACCCCCGGTCTCATCGCTATCTATCAGGACGCCACGGGCGACGCCTTCGAGGAGTCGCTGGCCTACGCGAAGGGTATCGGCTGTACTCGCGCGGGCGTCATCGAGACGACCTTCCAGGAGGAAGTCGAGACCGACCTGTTCGGCGAGCAGGCCGTCCTCTGTGGCGGGGTCACCGAGATGGTCAAGGCTGGCTTCGAGACGCTCGTCGACGCGGGCTACGCGCCGGAGATGGCCTACTTCGAGTGTCTGAACGAACTCAAACTCATCGTCGACCTGATGTACGAGGGCGGCCACATGGAGATGTGGAACTCCGTCTCCGACACCGCCGAGTACGGCGGCCTCACCCGCGGTGAGGAGGTCATCGACCGCGAGGGCATGGAGAAGATTCTCGAAGAGGTCCAGAACGGCGAGTTCGCCCGCGAGTGGATCAACGAGAATCAGGCCCACCGGCCCGCGTACAAGCAGTACCGACAGGCCGAACAGGAACACCAAATCGAGCAAGTCGGCGGCGGCCTGCGCGAACTGTTCGCGTGGGGCGGCGACGACGCGGACCAGCAGCAGGAAGAAGCACCAGCAGATGACTGA
- the ilvN gene encoding acetolactate synthase small subunit gives MPGPAPTERIRPEGRRNSQGIRVDPEAEVTHDPRQAVLSALVKHKPGVLAEVSGLFSRRQFNIESLTVGPTSDENIARMTILIEEPEPGIDQAKKQLQKLVPVISVTELEPEALRRELALIKVGGEKPDDVNAVAEMYDGQAVDASTDSVTVEITGSKQKIDAAVEAFKQFDVQEIVRTGAAALERGPKTLDTDV, from the coding sequence ATGCCAGGTCCCGCACCGACGGAACGGATTCGCCCGGAAGGTCGACGCAACTCGCAAGGGATTCGCGTCGACCCCGAGGCCGAAGTCACCCACGACCCCCGACAGGCGGTCCTCTCGGCGCTCGTCAAGCACAAGCCCGGCGTGCTCGCGGAGGTGTCCGGGCTGTTCAGCCGTCGGCAGTTCAACATCGAAAGTCTAACCGTCGGCCCCACGAGTGACGAGAACATAGCCCGGATGACCATCCTCATCGAGGAGCCGGAGCCGGGAATCGACCAGGCGAAGAAACAACTGCAGAAGCTCGTGCCCGTCATCTCGGTGACGGAACTGGAGCCCGAGGCGCTCCGACGCGAACTCGCGCTCATCAAGGTCGGCGGGGAGAAACCCGACGACGTGAACGCCGTCGCGGAGATGTACGACGGGCAGGCCGTCGACGCCTCCACCGACTCGGTGACCGTCGAGATAACGGGCAGCAAGCAGAAGATAGACGCTGCCGTCGAGGCGTTCAAGCAGTTCGACGTGCAGGAAATCGTGCGAACCGGGGCCGCCGCACTGGAACGCGGCCCGAAAACACTAGACACAGATGTCTGA
- the leuD gene encoding 3-isopropylmalate dehydratase small subunit, whose translation MTDPTEEIPQVDYVEGTGIPIRGNDIDTDQIIPARFMKVVTFDGLGEFAFFDLRFDDEDNQKDHPMNEERFGDANVMVVNNNFGCGSSREHAPQALMRWGIDAIIGEGFAEIFAGNCLALGIPTLTADHETINALQQWVDDTPDGDIEVDVEAETVRYGGNEISVSVDDAQRQALVEGIWDTTALMKANRNAIEETAAQLPYLDQTRSDLEADD comes from the coding sequence ATGACTGACCCGACCGAGGAGATTCCGCAGGTCGACTACGTCGAGGGAACGGGTATCCCCATCCGCGGGAACGACATCGACACGGACCAGATTATCCCGGCCCGATTCATGAAGGTCGTCACCTTCGACGGCCTCGGGGAGTTCGCCTTCTTCGACCTCCGGTTCGACGACGAGGACAACCAGAAGGACCACCCGATGAACGAGGAGCGATTCGGTGACGCCAACGTCATGGTGGTCAACAACAACTTCGGCTGTGGCTCCTCGCGCGAACACGCCCCGCAGGCGCTGATGCGCTGGGGCATCGACGCCATCATCGGCGAGGGCTTCGCCGAGATTTTCGCGGGCAACTGCCTCGCGCTCGGCATCCCGACGTTGACGGCCGACCACGAGACCATCAACGCGCTTCAGCAGTGGGTCGACGACACCCCCGACGGCGACATCGAAGTCGACGTGGAAGCCGAAACGGTCCGCTACGGCGGCAACGAAATCTCCGTCAGCGTCGACGACGCACAGCGACAGGCTCTCGTCGAGGGCATCTGGGACACGACGGCGCTGATGAAGGCCAACCGCAACGCCATCGAGGAGACGGCCGCGCAGTTGCCGTACCTCGACCAGACGCGGTCGGACCTCGAAGCGGACGATTAG